The Lineus longissimus chromosome 2, tnLinLong1.2, whole genome shotgun sequence genome window below encodes:
- the LOC135482506 gene encoding ankyrin repeat and SOCS box protein 13-like isoform X1, with protein sequence MLQIRKAAFLGCISQSLRRQCHNLSQSEDKTLIISPCILNSIQSTLNSMYHSKISISVSTALLEASTYGHNEVIEVLISNGGVVNMGNYDSVTPLHFACLSGKASTVNLLIEKGAKVNAWNVDGSTPLCDACCSGSRECVRILLANGADVNPRLCLTSPLHEAMLRDQWECAKLLTDAGAKLDVMDCHFGTPLHIAAWKQHMKSGFVILKAGANVNSLKMCETPLHYSAKAKDTSFISMLIDFGADVYATDNRGLLASGHVPDNHPIQMLLQHFQANPRRLTDWCRLNIRKAIGTKRLSQIKTLNFPTYLKNYLEYWEYSHLLSSKPTSLDMSGQCVT encoded by the exons ATGCTACAGATCAGAAAGGCTGCTTTTTTAGGCTGCATCTCCCAAAGTCtgcgaagacaatgtcacaatctgtcaCAATCTGAGGACAAGACACTAATTATATCCCCCTGTATTCTAAATTCAATCCAGTCTACATTAAATTCAATGTATCATTCTAAAATTTCTATTTCAGTATCTACAGCTCTTCTAGAAGCTAGCACATATGGCCATAATGAAGTGATAGAAGTTCTCATCTCAAATGGCGGTGTGGTGAACATGGGAAATTATGACAGTGTGACGCCTCTACACTTTGCTTGTCTGTCTGGCAAGGCTTCCACTGTCAATCTGCTTATAGAGAAAGGCGCAAAG GTCAATGCTTGGAATGTAGATGGTAGCACTCCTCTTTGTGATGCGTGCTGCTCTGGAAGCAGAGAATGTGTCCGCATACTCCTTGCTAATGGTGCTGACGTCAATCCCAGATTGTGCTTGACGTCTCCACTACATGAAGCCATGTTGAGAG ACCAGTGGGAATGTGCCAAACTTCTTACCGATGCTGGTGCAAAACTTGATGTAATGGATTGCCATTTCGGAACACCACTTCACATTGCTGCATGGAAACAACATATGAAATCTGGATTTGTGATCTTAAAAGCAG GTGCTAATGTTAACTCGTTGAAGATGTGTGAGACACCCCTCCACTACAGTGCAAAAGCAAAAGATACTTCCTTTATCAGCATGCTCATTGATTTCGGTGCCGATGTCTATGCGACAGATAATCGTGGATTATTAGCATCAGGACATGTTCCAGACAATCATCCGATTCAAATGTTACTTCAACACTTTCAAG CCAACCCCCGGCGGCTCACAGACTGGTGCAGATTGAATATTCGAAAGGCCATTGGTACAAAAAGGCTCTCACAGATAAAGACATTGAATTTTCCAACGTACTTGAAGAATTACCTAGAATATTGGGAATACTCGCACTTACTGTCATCAAAACCAACCTCATTGGACATGTCAGGACAGTGTGTGACGTGA
- the LOC135482506 gene encoding ankyrin repeat and SOCS box protein 13-like isoform X2 has translation MSGFLENDVSTALLEASTYGHNEVIEVLISNGGVVNMGNYDSVTPLHFACLSGKASTVNLLIEKGAKVNAWNVDGSTPLCDACCSGSRECVRILLANGADVNPRLCLTSPLHEAMLRDQWECAKLLTDAGAKLDVMDCHFGTPLHIAAWKQHMKSGFVILKAGANVNSLKMCETPLHYSAKAKDTSFISMLIDFGADVYATDNRGLLASGHVPDNHPIQMLLQHFQANPRRLTDWCRLNIRKAIGTKRLSQIKTLNFPTYLKNYLEYWEYSHLLSSKPTSLDMSGQCVT, from the exons ATGTCTGGGTTCCTGGAAAATGATG TATCTACAGCTCTTCTAGAAGCTAGCACATATGGCCATAATGAAGTGATAGAAGTTCTCATCTCAAATGGCGGTGTGGTGAACATGGGAAATTATGACAGTGTGACGCCTCTACACTTTGCTTGTCTGTCTGGCAAGGCTTCCACTGTCAATCTGCTTATAGAGAAAGGCGCAAAG GTCAATGCTTGGAATGTAGATGGTAGCACTCCTCTTTGTGATGCGTGCTGCTCTGGAAGCAGAGAATGTGTCCGCATACTCCTTGCTAATGGTGCTGACGTCAATCCCAGATTGTGCTTGACGTCTCCACTACATGAAGCCATGTTGAGAG ACCAGTGGGAATGTGCCAAACTTCTTACCGATGCTGGTGCAAAACTTGATGTAATGGATTGCCATTTCGGAACACCACTTCACATTGCTGCATGGAAACAACATATGAAATCTGGATTTGTGATCTTAAAAGCAG GTGCTAATGTTAACTCGTTGAAGATGTGTGAGACACCCCTCCACTACAGTGCAAAAGCAAAAGATACTTCCTTTATCAGCATGCTCATTGATTTCGGTGCCGATGTCTATGCGACAGATAATCGTGGATTATTAGCATCAGGACATGTTCCAGACAATCATCCGATTCAAATGTTACTTCAACACTTTCAAG CCAACCCCCGGCGGCTCACAGACTGGTGCAGATTGAATATTCGAAAGGCCATTGGTACAAAAAGGCTCTCACAGATAAAGACATTGAATTTTCCAACGTACTTGAAGAATTACCTAGAATATTGGGAATACTCGCACTTACTGTCATCAAAACCAACCTCATTGGACATGTCAGGACAGTGTGTGACGTGA